From the Saccharobesus litoralis genome, one window contains:
- a CDS encoding DUF2959 domain-containing protein produces the protein MIKLNVFCLVIACLSLSACQTAYYSAMEKVGIHKREIMVDRIEDAQASQKEVQQEFQSALDKFRSVVEMDGGELEKQYDTLKATYDDAKSAADDVSKRIDSVEDVADALFDEWQDELDQYSSAKLKRQSQDKLKKTERQYQKLIKNMRRTEQKMAPFLAALNDNVLYLKHNLNAKAIGALKGELSGIQREVTQIIDDINVSIEESNRFIKSLQ, from the coding sequence ATGATCAAGTTAAACGTTTTCTGTTTAGTCATAGCGTGTTTAAGCTTAAGTGCATGCCAAACAGCTTATTATTCCGCAATGGAAAAAGTTGGGATCCATAAACGCGAGATCATGGTTGACCGTATTGAAGATGCGCAAGCATCACAAAAAGAAGTACAGCAAGAGTTTCAATCCGCGTTGGACAAGTTTCGTTCCGTGGTTGAAATGGATGGCGGTGAGTTAGAAAAACAGTATGACACCCTAAAGGCAACTTATGATGATGCCAAAAGTGCGGCTGATGATGTCTCTAAGCGCATTGATAGCGTCGAGGATGTCGCTGATGCATTATTTGACGAATGGCAAGATGAATTAGATCAATATTCTAGTGCCAAGCTAAAACGCCAAAGTCAGGACAAGCTAAAGAAAACCGAGCGCCAATATCAAAAGCTGATTAAAAACATGCGTCGTACAGAGCAAAAAATGGCACCGTTTTTAGCCGCGTTGAATGATAATGTGTTGTACTTAAAACACAATCTTAACGCTAAAGCGATAGGTGCATTAAAAGGCGAGCTATCCGGTATTCAGCGTGAAGTGACGCAAATTATTGACGATATTAATGTATCAATCGAAGAGTCAAACCGCTTTATCAAAAGCTTACAGTAA